Proteins encoded by one window of Chiroxiphia lanceolata isolate bChiLan1 chromosome 26, bChiLan1.pri, whole genome shotgun sequence:
- the LOC116798619 gene encoding feather keratin Cos1-2-like — MSCCQPCNPCCQPCGPTPLANSCNECCVRQCQSSTVAIQPSAVVVTLPGPILSSFPQNTVVGSSTSAAVGSILSCDGVPINSGGFDLSCITNRYRCRPC; from the coding sequence ATGtcgtgctgccagccctgcaacccttgctgccagccctgcggcccgaccccgctggccaacagctgcaatgagtgctgtgtcaggcagtgccagagctccACTGTTGCCATCCAGCcctctgctgtggtggtgaccctgcccgggcccatcctcagctccttcccacagaacaccGTGGTGGGATCCTCCACCTCCGCTGCCgttggcagcatcctcagctgtgACGGAGTGCCCATCAACTCCGGGGGCTTTGACCTCTCCTGCATCACCAACCGCTACAGGTGTCGGCCCTGCTAA